CAAGTCTTTCTTTGGTATTTTTCATGTACTCTGGTTTTGTGATGACCCTTAAAAGGAGAAAAAAAATAAAACCCGTAGTATCGCAAGAGAATAAGGATAATTGTGAATACATTCTTTTAGTAGGTTCAGAAACTGGAAGCACCAATGACTATGCCACCTTATTTTATAACGCATTGACCAAAGCGGGAAAAAATGTTTTTAAGTCCGACCTAAATAACTATACCACGTATGACAGTGCGAAACATATCATCATTTTTACGGCAACCTACGGCGAGGGCGATGCACCAACGAATGCTCGTAATTTTATAAAGGTTTTCGACGCAGTTAGGCCAAGAAGCAATTTAAGTTTTAGCGTGTTGGGCTTTGGTTCCTTGGTATATCCTTATTATTGCAAGTTTGCGAAGGATATAGATTTTTTATTGGAAAAGAATGCCTTCTTCAAAAGACTACTCCCTTTATATAAAGTAAACAATCAATCTTTTGAAGCCTTTAAAGATTGGTCATCTGAATGGAGTGCGGCAAACGGGGTATCATTACAAATAAATCAACTTAAGAAAACCATTAGGCCGTTAAAAACGAAACCCTTCAAGGTAATGGACAAAAGTCCTTTAAATGACAACACTTTTTTAATACGCCTTCGTCCTGCAAACAAGATTAAATTTCAGTCGGGGGACCTATTGGCATATCAACCTAAAGAAGAAGAGATACCCCGACTATATTCTGTTGCGAGAATACAGAATGATGTTCTCCTGAGTATTAAAAAGCATGAGTTTGGTATTTGTTCCAATTACTTTCATCAGCTTTCCAAAAACGACACGGTAAATGCCGCAATTCAAAAAAATAAGGCGTTTCGTTTTCCAAAGCATGCCAAAGAGCTAGTGTGTATTGCCAACGGTACGGGCATAGCTCCGTTTTTAGGAATTATAGATGAAAATGAAAAACAGATACCCATACAGTTATTTTGGGGTGGAAAAACTAGCACTTCTTTTGACCCCTATAGAGAAATTATAGACAGCTCTTTGAATGCTAAAAAACTTACCAGTGTTCAGTTAGCCTTATCACAAGAGTATCAAGAAAAAACTTATGTTCAGGACCTACTTCAGCAAGAAGCTGAAAGTATAGCTCATAAGCTACAATCGGGTGCGGTATTCATGATTTGTGGTTCTGTGGCGATGCAAAAGCAAGTGTTGTCCATATTGGAGGTAATTGCCACTGACCAACTAAAAACGCCACTAAACGAGTTTGAAAATAACGGACAATTAAAAATGGATTGTTATTAAACAAATCAATGATTTAGCTTAATATTTCCATACTGCTATTACAAATCAATGAAAAACTACGTTTTGTTAAGAGGTATTCAATAATTTTATCTCTATCGTACTTTTAAATTTTACTGTACCTTAGTTTGCAACTAGATGATTACAATCAACCAACTCTCTAAGAAATACAAAGAGGCCGAACAGTTTTCGGTCTCTAAATTGAATTTGGAAATTCTTGACGGAGAGATTTTTGGTCTATTGGGCCCCAACGGAGCGGGAAAAACCACCCTAATTTCTATGTTAAGCGGCCTTATAAAACCTACTTCTGGTTCCTTTAATATTAACGGGCTTGACTATTCCAACAGCAAAAAAGAATTAAAAAAGCACATCGGCATAGTCCCACAAGAATATGCCCTATACCCCGATTTGACAGCGGTAGAAAACCTTAATTATTTTGGAGCTATGTACGGGTTAAAAGGTTCTGATTTCACCAATTCAGTTCAAGAACATCTGAGTATTCTTGGGCTGTCCGATTTTGCTCGTAAAAAAATAAAATCCTATTCCGGTGGTATGAAAAGAAGGGTAAATCTTATAGCGAGTATCCTTCACAAGCCTAAAGTCCTCTTTTTAGATGAGCCAACGGTTGGTGTAGATGTACAGTCCAAAACCGTCATTATTGACTATTTGAAAGAATTGAACCATAACGGCACAACAATTATTTACACCTCGCACCACTTAAACGAAGCAGAACATTTCTGTACCCGTGTAGGCATTATAGACCATGGCGAATTGGTAGGTGTTGGCACGCCAAAAGACTTAATCGCTAAACAAAAAGATGCAGAACACTTAGAGGATGTGTTTCTGGCACTAACCGGTAAAGCCTTAAGGGACCATGTATAAACTTTGGGTCTCCACATATAAAGAACTGCTACTTCTTACCAGAGACTTGGGCGGTTTGGCCGTACTTTTTATAATGCCCCTACTACTGGTGATTACCATTACCGTTATCCAAGACAATACCTTTAAAATTATTCAGGAAAACAAAATCCCAATACTACTCGTAGATATGGATAAAGGTAATGTCTCCGACCAGGTCAAAGAAAGCTTAGTAGCCTCCAACCTATTTGACGTCATCGTAGAAAAAGATGAAGGTCGGGCGCAAAATCTCGTACAGACGGGAACGTATCAATTAGCGGTCATCCTTCCACAAAACCTTTCTAAGGATTTAGATTTAAAAATCGCTAGCAACGTTGAAGGAATTTTGGCCAAATTCGGCGTAGAAGAAGAGAAGCTTCCTAATACTCCGATAGCGAACAAAGAAATTAGATTGTATTTTGACCCTGCCAGTCAACAATCCTTCAAAAGTTCTGTACGTAATAATATTGACAAGATGATTGCGCAAATTGAAAGTCAGTCTATCTACAAAGCCTTTCAGCAAGAATTAGGAGAAGATGATACCGAACCCTTTTTTGAAACGGAAAGTTTTATCTCGTTCAGGGAGATCATCCCAAACGCGGACAAACAGGCCTCCATTCCAAATTCCACGCAACACAATATCCCAGCTTGGACGCTATTTGCTATCTTTTTTATAATCCTGCCCTTGTCCATAAACATGGTAAAGGAAAAAAATCAGGGAACTTTTGTGCGCCTACGGACTCAACCGGTTTCTTATGCCATTGTTTTAGGCGGTAAGGCCCTTATTTTTTTAGCAGTGGCCCTATTACAATTTGCGCTGATGCTTTTGTTAGGCATCTATTTGTTCCCTTTAATAGACCTCCCAAAATTAGAGGTTGCCGGGAGGTTACCCTTACTTTTTATTGTTGCATTTTTTGCAGGATTGGCGGCAGTGGGCCTAGGTTTACTTTTAGGCACAATCGCCAAATCCCAAGAACAGTCTGCACCTTTTGGCGCAACCTTCGTAGTTATTTTAGCGGCAATCGGAGGCGTTTGGGTTCCCGTATTTGCCATGCCAAAATTCATGCAGGTCATCTCAAACGTATCACCTATGAATTGGGGACTAAATGCCTTTTATGACGTATTTTTACGCCATGTTGGATTTTTAGAAATCATTCCGGAAATCTCACTCCTGTTTCTGTTCTTTATAGGAACAAGCCTTATTGCAATTATCTACAATGAAAGAAAAAATGCAGTCTAAAAAAGAAAAGGAAATCAGCTTTACGAGCAAAGTACGAGTTCGTTTCACGGAGACAGATCCGTTGGGTATTGTCTGGCATGGAAATTATATTCAGTATTTTGAGGATGGGAGAGAAGCTTTTGGCAGACATCATGGCATCTCTTATTTGGATCAAAAAGAGCATAATTTTTCTACGCCTATCGTTAGTTCTTTCTGTGAACATAAACTGCCTTTGAAATATGGTGATGTTGCTGAAATCAAAACAACGTACATTGATTCTCCGGCAGCAAAAATGATTTTTAAGTATGAAATTCTAAATCCGGAAGGAAAAGTGGTCTGCACAGGAAAGACAGTACAGGTTTTTGTAGAACTTCATGGAAATTTATCCTTGGTCATTCCAAAATTCTTCTTGGATTGGAAAGAAAAAGTTGGCTTGCTAGATGGCTAATATCTTCTTATCACATAACAACATCGTTTCTGCTTATGGGTTTCATACCCAAGCGGCTATTTCTAAGGTAGAAAGTGAAGTATCTAGCCTTCAGCTTATAGAAGACAAACACATTCTTCCACATCCTTTTTATGCATCACGAATTGACCAAAATCGGTTATTGGAAGAGTATCATAAATTAAGTCCAAAGGAAACCCATACAAGACTAGAGCAAATGCTCATAGTTTCTTTATCGGATGCGCTATCGAAAGCCAATATTGAACTTAATGAAAGAGTCGGACTTATCATCTCGACCACGAAGGGAAACATAGATGTATTAGAAGAACGTAATCCTTTTCCGGAAGAGCGAGCATATCTCGGCGTTCTTGGTGCTAAAATCCAAAAATTCTTCGGGTTTAGAAATAAAGCTATTGTTCTTTCCAATGCATGCGTTTCCGGAGTATTGGCAGTGGCGGCCGCCAAACGATTTATCCAACAGGAAACTTATGACCATGTCTTTGTAATAGGTGGTGATTTGGTTACTCAATTCATACTTTCGGGGTTTAACGCTTTTCAGGCTTTAAGTGATGCGCCCTGCCGTCCCTATTGTAACACAAGGACTGGCATCAATATTGGAGAGGTAGCTGCTAGTGTGCTGGTGACCAAAGATTCTAAGAAAGCAATACCTGAATCCGTTGCGGTGCTAGGCGAAGCTTCCTGTAATGATGCCAATCATATATCAGGTCCGTCAAGAACTGGGGAAGGTTTATACAAAAGTATTCAGATAGCATTGGCACAATCAGGGCTTTCCTCCACAGCAATAGACTATATTTCAGCACATGGGACCGCCACACAGTTCAATGATGAAATGGAGGCAATCGCATTCAATAGGGCCGAAATGGGGAACACTCCTTTAAATAGTTTGAAGGGATATTTTGGGCATACCCTCGGCGCTTCCGGATTATTGGAAACGATTATTGGCATGTATTCCTTACATCAGAATACCTTATTCGCTTCAAAAGGATTTCAAGAATTAGGAGTATCAATGCCTTTAAACATCATACGAGAGACAAGGCATAAAGATATCCGTACTTTTTTAAAAACTGCGTCAGGATTTGGCGGCTGCAATACAGCGGTAATCTTTCAAAAAATTCAAGAATACTAGAAAATAAACGGGATAGTATTAAATTCGCCGTTAAAATTGTTCAGTAGCATGTCAAAGAAAAATATAAAGGCCATAGATGCGTTACAAGAGGCGCAAAAAATTGCCTTTGCCCCCTTTGTTTTTCAAACCACGGTTTCGTTAAAGAAACTTGGCGTTTTTGATTTTATTTTTGAAAATAATGCCAAAGGTGGAGTAACCATATCGGAAATATCCGCAGCACTCTCTTTAACCGAGTACGGGTTAAGTGTACTTTTAGAGATTGCCGAAAGCGCAGATATCGTAAGTTTGGACGAAGACGGTAAATACGAACTCACCAAAATTGGCTATTTTTTAAGTTATAACCCAATGACCGAGGTGAATATGAATTTCACCCAAGACGTTTGCTATCAAGGTCTTTTTCATCTCCAAGATGCGATTAAAGAAGGAAAGCCTGCTGGCTTAAAAGAACTAGGGGACTGGAAAACTGTTTACGAAGGACTTTCACAATTAGAACCACAGGTACAACAATCATGGTTTGCTTTTGACCACTTCTATTCCGATGGAATTTTTGAGGAGGCCTTGCGGTTGGTTTTTAGACATGAACCAAAACTGTTATTCGACATTGGCGGTAATACGGGAAAATTCGCCATACAATGCTGCACATATAACCCCGATGTACATATTCGGATTTTTGATTTGCCGGGGCAACTAAAAAAGGCCTTGCATAAAACGGCAGAGAAAGGTTTTGAAGATAGAGTAAGCGGTACAGCGATAGATTGGCTGTCCGACAATCCAGAAATCCCTCTTGGGGCCGATACTATTTGGATGAGTCAGTTCCTAGATTGTTTTTCCAAGGAGGAGATTCTAAAAATCTTAAAAACAGCGGTAAGAGCGATGGATTCTGATACGGAACTCATCATTATAGAAACCTATACAGACCGGCAAAAGTTTGGAAATGCAAAATTTACCCTGGAAGCCACTTCGTTATATTTTACGGCCATTGCAAACGGTAATAGCAAAATGTACAAGGCCACAGAACTTATTGCCTTGGCCAATGAAGCTGGCTTGGAAATAAAAGAGGACGTTAATTTAGGTGAATTCCATACCTTGTTCGTTTGTAAAAAGATATAAGTTCATTTGGAAGAACCATATTACATACAGGACTACTGCCATATCAGAAATGGGGAGATACGTCTTAATGGCAAAACCATATTTAAAAGTGAAGAGACCGATTTAAAATCGGTAATGAAATCGGCCTACAAAAAACTGCAACTGGATTATTCCAAGTTCTTTAAAATGGATAGTCTAAGTAAGCTTGCTTTCATTGCTACCGATATGCTTTTAAAAACCGAAAAAGAGGAGAACATGGCCTTGGTCCTATCCAATAGGGCGGCAAGCTTGGATACCGACAGAAAGCATCAAAAGTCCATTAAAGACCCCACTCAGTATTATCCGAGTCCCTCTGTGTTCGTTTATACACTTCCCAATATTTGTTTGGGTGAAATAAGTATTAAACACAAACTATTTTCAGAAAATAGTTTTTATATCTTCAATGAATTCTCCCCATCTATTTTACACTCCTATTCCAGCAATTTACTTCATAATAATAAGGCCGAAAAGGTGCTTTGCGGATGGGTAGATGTTGACCATGGAAAATATGACGCATTTTTGTATGTTGTGGCAAAGAAGGGTATTTTTGTACATTCCACTACCGAAATAAACCGATTATATTAGACTGATGAGCGACTTAAAATTAGAACTAAAAGAAAAGATTATAGAGCAATTAAATCTTGAGGATATCTCTGTTGATGAAATTGCGGACAATGACCCACTTTTTGGTGATGGTCTTGGTCTAGATTCTATTGACGCGCTAGAGCTTATAGTAATGCTAGACAAGGATTACGGAATAAAATTGGCCGACCCCAAAGAGGGGAGGAATATTTTTGAGTCCATAGATACCATGGCGGCCTATATTACAGCGAATAAGTCTTAAAGCGGATTTCAAATACCGTATTGAAGTTAGGACGATAGTCCTACTTTTGCTTAAATACTTTCAATGAACCAAGGAATTGCAATCACGGGAATGGGAATGATTTCTGCTATTGGAAACAATGTGGCAGAAAATTATGCCTCCTTGATAGCAGGAAAATCGGGGATTTCAAGGATTACCAAGATTCAAACGGTGCATGAAAATGAAATTATGGTGGGCGAAGTAGCTGCTACCAATGAAGAACTGGAAAAACGCTTAAACCTTCCTCATAACACGCATTCACGAACGCCATTGTTAGGGATTATAGCAGCAAAAGAGGCCCTACAACAAGCAGGCATTACCGATATTTCTTCGTATAGAACAGGCTTAATTTCTGGTACTACCGTAGGGGGAATGGACAAAGCGGAACAATACTTCTACGACTATTTTGAAAGGGATACGCACTGGGCCCATATCAATGCGCTACATGCAGGAGATTCAACACAAAAAATAGCGGAAGCGATTGGACTTGAAAAGAGTTTTGTCACCACCATAAGTACAGCTTGCTCTTCTGTCGCCAATGCTATAATGCTTGGAGCAAGAATGATAAAATCAGGGGAATTGGACCGTGTAGTGGTCGGAGGTTCTGATTCGTTATCAAAATTTACCATCAACGGTTTTAAGACACTTATGATTTTATCGGATACGTACAATAGCCCATTCGATGAGAACAGAAAAGGATTAAATCTCGGGGAGGCCGCCGCTTTCTTAGTCCTGGAGTCAGATACTATTGTGGCCCAAGAAAATAGAAAGGTTCTAGCTTACGTAAAGGGATATGGCAACGCGAACGATGCTTTTCATCAAACCGCATCCTCGGAAAACGGGGATGGTGCCGTATTGGCTATGGAAAAAGCTTTTAAGGTCGCTGGTTTGGCCCCTTCTGCCATAGATTATGTCAATGCACACGGTACTGCTACACCGAACAACGACCTTTCAGAAGGAAGAGCATTACAACGTGTTTTTGGAGAAAGAGTTCCCGATTTTAGTTCTACCAAGGCCTTTACAGGGCATACCTTAGCTGTGGCTGCCGGCGTTGAAGCAATCTATTCTATTTTGGCACTTCAGCACAATGTGGTGTATCCTAATCTAAACTTCAAAACACCAATGAAGGAATTTAATTTGGTGCCTCAAACCGAATTGAAAAAGAAAGAAATAAAAACCGTGCTCTCCAATTCCTTTGGTTTCGGAGGTAATTGTTCCACTTTAATATTTTCCAAGGAGGCATGAAAAAATCGGTTTATATCAACAGTATTGGCTCTGTTTCCGTTCAAAAAACGTATGACGGCACTACTTTTTTAAAGGACATTATAGCCTACAAGGACACCACGCTTAAAGTAGTAGATCCTAATTACAAGGACTTTATTCCTCCGGCAGCCGCCAGAAGAATGGCCAAAGGGATAAAAATGAGCACCGTTAGCTCGCACACGGCTTTAAAAGAAGCAGGTCTAGAAAACGTAGATGCCATTATAGTGGGCACCGGTCTGGGTTGTTTGGGAGACTCTGAAAAATTTGTTAGTGATATTATTGATAACGATGAGCAATACCTTACCCCTACACGTTTCATACAATCCTCCCATAATACCGTAGCCGGCCAAATAGCACTTGCGATGGGATGTAAGGGATATAATTTCACTTACGTACATGCCAACGTCTCTTTTGAGTCCAGCTTATGGGATGCAAAATTACAATTAGAGAACGACGAGGCTACAAATATTTTAGTAGGCGGTGTGGATGAAATGGTAAACCATCATGTAGAAACCCATCGTCTGATAGGACATTTAAAAGAAGTTCCTACATCCAATGAAGAAGTGTTAACCGCTACCACCAAAGGCTGTATAATAGCAGAGGGTTCGCATTTTTTTGTGCTCTCCAACAAAAAG
This genomic window from Maribacter sp. MJ134 contains:
- a CDS encoding 3-oxoacyl-ACP synthase; translated protein: MEEPYYIQDYCHIRNGEIRLNGKTIFKSEETDLKSVMKSAYKKLQLDYSKFFKMDSLSKLAFIATDMLLKTEKEENMALVLSNRAASLDTDRKHQKSIKDPTQYYPSPSVFVYTLPNICLGEISIKHKLFSENSFYIFNEFSPSILHSYSSNLLHNNKAEKVLCGWVDVDHGKYDAFLYVVAKKGIFVHSTTEINRLY
- a CDS encoding phosphopantetheine-binding protein, with the translated sequence MSDLKLELKEKIIEQLNLEDISVDEIADNDPLFGDGLGLDSIDALELIVMLDKDYGIKLADPKEGRNIFESIDTMAAYITANKS
- a CDS encoding ABC transporter ATP-binding protein, producing the protein MITINQLSKKYKEAEQFSVSKLNLEILDGEIFGLLGPNGAGKTTLISMLSGLIKPTSGSFNINGLDYSNSKKELKKHIGIVPQEYALYPDLTAVENLNYFGAMYGLKGSDFTNSVQEHLSILGLSDFARKKIKSYSGGMKRRVNLIASILHKPKVLFLDEPTVGVDVQSKTVIIDYLKELNHNGTTIIYTSHHLNEAEHFCTRVGIIDHGELVGVGTPKDLIAKQKDAEHLEDVFLALTGKALRDHV
- a CDS encoding methyltransferase, giving the protein MSKKNIKAIDALQEAQKIAFAPFVFQTTVSLKKLGVFDFIFENNAKGGVTISEISAALSLTEYGLSVLLEIAESADIVSLDEDGKYELTKIGYFLSYNPMTEVNMNFTQDVCYQGLFHLQDAIKEGKPAGLKELGDWKTVYEGLSQLEPQVQQSWFAFDHFYSDGIFEEALRLVFRHEPKLLFDIGGNTGKFAIQCCTYNPDVHIRIFDLPGQLKKALHKTAEKGFEDRVSGTAIDWLSDNPEIPLGADTIWMSQFLDCFSKEEILKILKTAVRAMDSDTELIIIETYTDRQKFGNAKFTLEATSLYFTAIANGNSKMYKATELIALANEAGLEIKEDVNLGEFHTLFVCKKI
- a CDS encoding acyl-CoA thioesterase, yielding MKEKMQSKKEKEISFTSKVRVRFTETDPLGIVWHGNYIQYFEDGREAFGRHHGISYLDQKEHNFSTPIVSSFCEHKLPLKYGDVAEIKTTYIDSPAAKMIFKYEILNPEGKVVCTGKTVQVFVELHGNLSLVIPKFFLDWKEKVGLLDG
- a CDS encoding ABC transporter permease, whose translation is MYKLWVSTYKELLLLTRDLGGLAVLFIMPLLLVITITVIQDNTFKIIQENKIPILLVDMDKGNVSDQVKESLVASNLFDVIVEKDEGRAQNLVQTGTYQLAVILPQNLSKDLDLKIASNVEGILAKFGVEEEKLPNTPIANKEIRLYFDPASQQSFKSSVRNNIDKMIAQIESQSIYKAFQQELGEDDTEPFFETESFISFREIIPNADKQASIPNSTQHNIPAWTLFAIFFIILPLSINMVKEKNQGTFVRLRTQPVSYAIVLGGKALIFLAVALLQFALMLLLGIYLFPLIDLPKLEVAGRLPLLFIVAFFAGLAAVGLGLLLGTIAKSQEQSAPFGATFVVILAAIGGVWVPVFAMPKFMQVISNVSPMNWGLNAFYDVFLRHVGFLEIIPEISLLFLFFIGTSLIAIIYNERKNAV
- a CDS encoding beta-ketoacyl synthase N-terminal-like domain-containing protein — protein: MKKSVYINSIGSVSVQKTYDGTTFLKDIIAYKDTTLKVVDPNYKDFIPPAAARRMAKGIKMSTVSSHTALKEAGLENVDAIIVGTGLGCLGDSEKFVSDIIDNDEQYLTPTRFIQSSHNTVAGQIALAMGCKGYNFTYVHANVSFESSLWDAKLQLENDEATNILVGGVDEMVNHHVETHRLIGHLKEVPTSNEEVLTATTKGCIIAEGSHFFVLSNKKQDTSYSKLVAVRTYNTLDISEVSTTITAFLSEMNIPLEGIDLVVLGNNGDSEYDRYYHNLSAGLFKDISQIAYKHLSGEYDTATGFAFWVANKVFKTQSVPEVLRLNKLKTAKPQRILIYNQYRGKNHSLVVLEKC
- a CDS encoding beta-ketoacyl-[acyl-carrier-protein] synthase family protein, giving the protein MNQGIAITGMGMISAIGNNVAENYASLIAGKSGISRITKIQTVHENEIMVGEVAATNEELEKRLNLPHNTHSRTPLLGIIAAKEALQQAGITDISSYRTGLISGTTVGGMDKAEQYFYDYFERDTHWAHINALHAGDSTQKIAEAIGLEKSFVTTISTACSSVANAIMLGARMIKSGELDRVVVGGSDSLSKFTINGFKTLMILSDTYNSPFDENRKGLNLGEAAAFLVLESDTIVAQENRKVLAYVKGYGNANDAFHQTASSENGDGAVLAMEKAFKVAGLAPSAIDYVNAHGTATPNNDLSEGRALQRVFGERVPDFSSTKAFTGHTLAVAAGVEAIYSILALQHNVVYPNLNFKTPMKEFNLVPQTELKKKEIKTVLSNSFGFGGNCSTLIFSKEA
- a CDS encoding beta-ketoacyl-[acyl-carrier-protein] synthase family protein; its protein translation is MANIFLSHNNIVSAYGFHTQAAISKVESEVSSLQLIEDKHILPHPFYASRIDQNRLLEEYHKLSPKETHTRLEQMLIVSLSDALSKANIELNERVGLIISTTKGNIDVLEERNPFPEERAYLGVLGAKIQKFFGFRNKAIVLSNACVSGVLAVAAAKRFIQQETYDHVFVIGGDLVTQFILSGFNAFQALSDAPCRPYCNTRTGINIGEVAASVLVTKDSKKAIPESVAVLGEASCNDANHISGPSRTGEGLYKSIQIALAQSGLSSTAIDYISAHGTATQFNDEMEAIAFNRAEMGNTPLNSLKGYFGHTLGASGLLETIIGMYSLHQNTLFASKGFQELGVSMPLNIIRETRHKDIRTFLKTASGFGGCNTAVIFQKIQEY
- a CDS encoding PepSY domain-containing protein — encoded protein: MTISIWRYSHLVLAITSSLFLFVAAITGAILAFEPISEASRPIAKTDLNKVSIAQTVAALDKKYDEILDIEVDANDFVIASVITLDGLNERIYVNPISGEKLGIPKEKSAFFQWTTNLHRSLFLKSTGRFFVGFISFLLCLITVTGFVLIAKRQGGIRKVFSKFQKDYFEQRYHVILGRWFILPIILVATTGVYLSAEKFSLLPADDLQHVSTGKAIASIPESKLKSLPIFENIVLGNVRSLIYPFSEAPEDYFELALTDRELYVDQYSGETLSEAKYPFVTLVSRFSLTLHTGQGSILWSIVLCITSLSLVFFMYSGFVMTLKRRKKIKPVVSQENKDNCEYILLVGSETGSTNDYATLFYNALTKAGKNVFKSDLNNYTTYDSAKHIIIFTATYGEGDAPTNARNFIKVFDAVRPRSNLSFSVLGFGSLVYPYYCKFAKDIDFLLEKNAFFKRLLPLYKVNNQSFEAFKDWSSEWSAANGVSLQINQLKKTIRPLKTKPFKVMDKSPLNDNTFLIRLRPANKIKFQSGDLLAYQPKEEEIPRLYSVARIQNDVLLSIKKHEFGICSNYFHQLSKNDTVNAAIQKNKAFRFPKHAKELVCIANGTGIAPFLGIIDENEKQIPIQLFWGGKTSTSFDPYREIIDSSLNAKKLTSVQLALSQEYQEKTYVQDLLQQEAESIAHKLQSGAVFMICGSVAMQKQVLSILEVIATDQLKTPLNEFENNGQLKMDCY